The DNA window AATCACACCTTGCTGACGCACATgatacaagacagacagacagacagacacacacacacacacacacacacacacacacacacacacacacacacacacacacacacacacacacacacacacacagtggagccTTACTTACTTGCTCTGTAGGCAggtgggcaggcaggcagataggcTGGGAAAGTACTAGATAGGGCAAGGCTGACGCTGGAATGATGCTGGTGGCTGCTACTGCCCAATATTTATGTCCCACGTCTCCCCTACCTCTCCTGCCTCCTCACACAGCCTGTActctccccgccccgcctcccAACGGCACACACGCGCCAGGTAAGTGTGTGTATCGAGTGCTTAATGGAAGACGGCCGGTGAAAAGAACTGTGGGCGGCGGAATAAACACATGACAAAGGCCGCGGCTCTCCTTAGCTTTCTCTCACAATTGACGAAATGGAGCGATGGAGGCGGAGCAGCTCGTATGGAAAAGGTTTATTATTATATGTACATCACCCtcttattttacatatttttcgaAGCATTAATCATTGAAATATTGTTAATTCTCCCAGTGCGATGCCTCGGGAGGAAGCGACCCACTTGTCTCtcgtcttaatctcttcagtagcaggacgcgttttcatattcattgtggttactatttggtgattttatacagcttcagaaatatatgaTGGAAtttaaatagtaaagactctggccattaatcttttgacctccatagaaacttcctgatgtaaataaaatctaatcatacccaaaattaaGTTTAAAATATGTCTCGGTACTGAAGGAATATATAGTCTGGCTAATGTGGGGGTGAAATCTTTGGCCTGATAAAATATTTCGCCATTAAAGCTCATCAGTCGCTTGATTGTACGAAGTTTGAGTTCATAATGTGTTTCGCATTCAATAAAGTTTGTAGTTAACCAGTGACAGTCAGCAGCAAGTAGTTGTTGCCATTTTGATTGCACCAGTACTGCGGATATACGTCAAGATTGTCGCGCAGGAAATGTTATATTGATGACTCTTAAGCTAGTCGTTGAGgttaaatatcacacacacacacacacacacacacacacacacacacacacacacacacacacacacacacacacacacacacacacacacacacacacacacacacacacacacacacacacacacacacacacacacacacacacacacacacacacacacacacacacaggtgtgtgcctggtctcaggcctatccaaaaatcggaaataatgagctctgagctcgctccgtagggtaacgtttggctgtctcgtcagagactgcagcagatcaaacagtgaaacacacacacacacacacacacacacacacacacacacacacacacacacacacacacacacacacacaccaaaacctaGTTTTACAGAAACTAGACTCCTGAAACGAAGAAACAGACGCTCTTATGACATTATCCCCACCCTAAATACACATCAAATGAAACTTTCGGCTAGACGTCAACCAGTTGCGCTTTCCCAGACaattgtggtggaggagggacaTTCACACCATGAGGATACAAAacgagaaacaaaggaaaggtatGCCAGCCTCAAGGAATCACTACGCATAACATTGCAACCCTCAAGTTTTTATCGTGGTAAACAGAAGTTCCCAAAAGGTCCGACACACTTATCAATAAAGGTGAGAGACTTCAGGTGACACGCTGACACCACGTCCTGATTTACCACTGCATGAGataacaatgatggtgatgatgacagtaaaaatgataacaatgatgataaaaataataataataataataataataataataataataataataataataataataataataataataataatagtaataataataataataataatgataatgataatgatgataataatgataataataataataataataataataataataataataataataataacaataataacaataataataatatcaatattattattattattattattattattattattattattattattattatgtgtgtgtgtgtgtgtgtgtgttattattatcattatcattattgttattattattattatcattatcattattattatcagttattactattcttattgtTAATACTATTGtttaatgaataaagaaaaacataaaaaaattaatagtaacaataaagataacaacaacaacaacaacaacaatcaagaaagatgataaaaataacaaaaaataatataagtataagtaataacaataaccaaCCATCGCGGCATTCACACATTTGTGAAGGAGAGCCGGTGTCTGTCACGCGTTAATTCCGCCGCCCAGTTCTTTTCAGTGGTTGTCTTCCACTAAACACTCAATACAAATACTTCCCTGCCGCGTGTGTGCCGCGGGGGAGGGGGCGGGGTGGCAGGCTGTGAGgggcagggaggaagaggcgtGAGACATAAATATTGGGCAGCAGCAGCCACCAGCATCATTCCATCGCCAGCCTTGCCCTAACTACCTTACCTGCCAGCCTACCATCTTACCCACCTGCCCACAGAGCAAGTGTCTCCACAGCCAGTTCTctgtctgcacacacacacacacacacacacacacacacacacggtgtgtgttgtgtgggatgtgatctcagtcctacccgaagatcggtctataagctctgagctcgctccgtaatgaggaagactggctgggtgaccagtagacgaccgaggtgaattacacaaacatacacacacacacacacacacacacacacacacacacacacacacacacacacacacacacacacacacacacacacacacacacacacacacacacacacacacacacacacacacacacacacacaaacatacacatacacaaacacacacacacacacacacacacacacacacacacctgaaggtCTGTACAAGGAACACAAACTCTTCACCTCAAGGTcacgagaaaacaaacaaacgaacaaaaacaacaaaccatACCCAAACAGTCGATGCCTCTGATCACTAAGGACTGAGAGACCTTCCCCTTCCCGCCTCCCGCCACTCCTTCCCAGACAGTGGGTGGTGACCCCCTCCCCCCAGTCAGTCCCTCCTGACGCACCTTGTTCCCCTGCAGGATGCGCAGCGGTGTGTTCGTGgccgtgctggtgctggtggtcctCGCTCCCCTCCTCACCCAGGGGCAGGAGCTTCATATCCCCGaacgtgaggtgtgtgtgtgtgtgtgtgtgtgtgtgtgtgtgtgtgtgtgtgtgtgtgtgtgtgtgtgtactaaacaGCCTCGAAGTCTCCAGGTGCAGTATCCCGCCACGTATCCCTCACATAATACACCTGTATACATACACCAGAGTATGCTACACTCGTATAATGACAGTGTACTCTCCGCCCCACGCTCACACAGGCCGTGGCCACCTTGGCGGTACGCATCCTGAAGGTGGTCCACACCTGTATACATACGCCAGTTTATGCTACACTCGTATAATGACAGTGTACTCTCCGCCCCACGCCCACACAGGCAGTGGCCTCCCTAGCGGCACGCATCCTGAAGGTGGTCCACGCCCCGCAGGACGCCGCCGAAGGTCTCCCTCACAAACGCAACTCTGAACTCATCAACTCGCTGCTCGGCATCTCTTCCCTCATGAACGAGGCCGGCAGGCGGTGATAGACGCATACTTAGCTCCCTTCAAACAGACCTGTTCATTCCACCAAGCCTCGCATCACACATTTAATGAATAAAGTTTAAATACAGTTATATGAGAAATACTTGTTTATCCTATCTTGACCATGCTCCTCCTCATGATGACCAGCAAAGTGTATGA is part of the Portunus trituberculatus isolate SZX2019 chromosome 19, ASM1759143v1, whole genome shotgun sequence genome and encodes:
- the LOC123506215 gene encoding pigment-dispersing hormone 2 peptides-like — protein: MRSGVFVAVLVLVVLAPLLTQGQELHIPEREAVASLAARILKVVHAPQDAAEGLPHKRNSELINSLLGISSLMNEAGRR